The DNA sequence ATCAATGTTCTGCAGCCATTTTAACTAAAGGCTAGGACCTCAGGAAGGCTCACTGGGATTCCTTCGCTTACTTTTACTTGTTCTTTTAAGCTGCTGATTCATgacagggtggggtgggtgtaGGTCAGAGCCAGTAGCGGTTTCATGGTCGAATGATAAGGAATGTGTATGTGTAGgagtgtgtgtttctgtgtgttggGGGGAAGATGTCTGGTTTCTTGGGGAGGAAGAGGTGGTGGTAACTGGCTTTATTCTGATTCTTCCTGAAGGAGAGAGTTGGAAAGGATTTTCAATTATGGGAGGCAGGCAGCTTGAAGTCCTAGGAGGATATGCCAGCCAGGGTCAGCCACACTGAGAGCTCATAAATTCCCATCCTTGGCAGCCCTAGGCATAaactgagagggaaaaaaaagtgggcaaGTAGGAGTGAGTCACCAGGCAGCTTGGGGGGAAGAGGTTGAAGTCAGTGCAGAAAGCCCTGGGTTCTCATCTAGGAGCCAACCAGAGAACGTGGCCTGGGCCACACTGACCGACCCTTTACAGGAAAGGGGAGAGTTGGAGCAGAAAGTCTGTGCTCAGATCCAACTTACAGGTAGCTGAGTAGGACTTATAGGTCCTAAGTCCCCAGGCTTTCCAAAGCAGTTATCTCTGGATGTGGGCCATGGAACATGGTGattcttgggggagggggctctaTGTTTAGCTCCTAGAACAGGACCTGGCCTATCTTGGGCACTTGGTTATCTGGCTTCAGCTCCTGCTCTCCCCTTGAAACTGTACTTGATGTGGAATAGTCAATCCATAATCACTTGCCCCAGTAACCATTCTTCATGAAATATCCCTTCTCATGGCTCCTTGACTCCATCCTTGTTCTCCCAGCTTGCCTGTTACCTGACCCAGGGTTTTGAATCCAGACCTCAGGCCTAGCCCCCACTGCCTGACTTTTTTCTTGCTACTGTCCCCAGGTGATCTCATATTCTCTGATGGCTATTTACTGTCCCCTTGGCTAGACCTTTGTTTCCAAGCCATACTCCTTTTCTAAGCCTCTTGTAACCACCTGCTCCAGATACTCCATCTGCATGTCTCATGCAAGATGTCTGAATATGAACACTCTCCTCCCCAAACTTCCTTGCCCTTGTGTTGTCCAACTTAGTCAGTGATGCCACCTTTCCACCTCAGACTCTTGCACACCGTCCTCCCTGCCTGTCCACCCTCCATCAGCTCATTCCTCAGCTGACTGCTTCTTGACCTTTTCAGCTTCACACTCATTTCCTCCAGGAGGGAAGCATGATCCCCCCTAATGGGCCTGGCTCTCCTGTTCTCAAAGTACCCTATACTACCTCAGAGCTTTTAGTAATTCTATACTGTCTCTTTCTGACTTCCTGAGGACTGCATTCCTGAAAGCTAACAGAACACATGGCCTAGGACTGAATGATGAGCCCACATTCTGGACTGGGTGACCCTGCTAACATGTTTCTGCATCTTTGTCTATCCAAGGAGAACCTGCATCCAAGCCCTACAGAATCCCCTGTACTGGTGATAGGATGTGCTCCAGATCAGTCTCAAAAGATTGACAAGCAGAGCCAACAGATGGGAGAGATTAGACCCAAACCACACCTGAGAAGCAGCAGCTGGCCTGTGAGATAAGCCCCTACCCTGAGCCTGACCAAGGACACAATTCCAACTGTTAAGTACCATGCAGCACATGGTCAGAAGGGCCAGTTGTACACTCTTTTCTCACTCTGAATACAGGAGAGGTAACAACCAGTAAAGGCAGCATCAAAGCAGACATAAATAAGCCTGGGTTGCAATATGCAAAGATctgacaaagtaatggaaaagaACGTTGTAAAAGTGCACGGGCTTACAACTGTGTAAAATGGGTGGGCCTGACACTTGAGAGAGGCCACAAATTCTGAATGTGAGTGTGAATCCAGTGTTATTTTTTTGCAAATGTCATTTCATGCCTAGCAAACACTTACAAGGAGAGGCCCTACTGGATATCCTGGCAGAGGGAAAAACTCTGGGACAGGAGTCAGGCTTCCTACACAGGAAAGAGTGGATTCCACACACTGCAAATAAAAGCATAGGAAATTCAGGCTTGGCTAAAACAAAGGCCAAAGGAGTGAAGGCTTAAGCTCACAGCCCTATGACAATGAGATTACTAGGGAAGGTGTCCCCAACTAACAAAGGACATACACTCAGTTCTGCTCATATCTAACACTTTATTAGCGAAAAGCCTTGGTTTGGGGAGGGAGTGCTGGGATGGATAAGCGCCCAACTCAGGGGATTCTTCTGGAAATCAGGCGTTCCTCTATGCAAATTTCGAGGAAACGCCGTCATGGATGAAATCCCCAGAGGGCAGTGCTGTGGCTGCCAAGCAGCAGGGATAGGAAGGTTGCCCTAGGCACAGCTGGGCCCCTGGGACAGCAGGGCTTCGATGTCAGGCTCAATGTCGATGGTTGGAAAGCGGCGGCTGTACCTGCGCACAGGCACACCATCTGGGCCCACCAGGAACTTCTCAAAGTTCCAGGCGACGTCGTTGCGACACACTGGAGACCAGGTGATGAACTTCGGGTCAGTCATGAGCGCAGTGGCGTCGTCACTGGGGGCAGGCAGAGCCTGGCGCAGGAAGGCGAAGAGGGGGTGCGCCTGCGCGCCATTTACCTCGCACTTCTCAAAAAGCGTGAAGTTGGGCTCGAACCCGCCGCCAGGTCGGACGTACTTAAGGGAATTCAGGATCTCTTCGTTTTTAGCGTTCTCCTGCGTGAGGGAAGAGCAGCTAGAACCCGGGGCCGCGAGGGGAGGGGAAACGTTCGGACCACAAACCAGAAGTTCCTCGGTGAGTTACAATCCCTAGGCGGACCTGAAACCCAGACGGGACAAAAGCAAGTGGCCCGCCTCTCTGCTGCCAGGGCCTGCGGCTGTGCGGCCCGCGCGCCCGCTGGTGCTCCCAGCCCGGGTTGCACGCCCACCCCGCTCTGCCCCGCGCGGCGCACCTGATGCCCGAACTGGTTGCATGGGAAGCCGAGCACGACCAGGCCCCGGGGCCCGAGGCGCCGCTGCAGCTCGTTCATCTGGGTGTAGTCCCGGACCGTTGTGCCTCAGAGCGACGCCACATTCTCGATGAGCAGCACCTTGCCCCGCAGGGAACCCAGGCTCATGGGCTCCCCGCCGGCCAACGGGCGTGCAGAGAAGGAATACACGGAGCGCGGGGCCGCTGCGGCGAGGGCGGCGGCCGCGAGCGGAGCAGCGCACATGGCGGACTGTCGGACAAGAGTGCAGTGCACAATAGTGCCGAGCTTCGGCTTGGGACAGTGCTGACTGTGGGGTCACGTGGCGAAGGCACTTCT is a window from the Leopardus geoffroyi isolate Oge1 chromosome A2, O.geoffroyi_Oge1_pat1.0, whole genome shotgun sequence genome containing:
- the GPX1 gene encoding glutathione peroxidase 1; amino-acid sequence: MCAAPLAAAALAAAAPRSVYSFSARPLAGGEPMSLGSLRGKVLLIENVASLUGTTVRDYTQMNELQRRLGPRGLVVLGFPCNQFGHQENAKNEEILNSLKYVRPGGGFEPNFTLFEKCEVNGAQAHPLFAFLRQALPAPSDDATALMTDPKFITWSPVCRNDVAWNFEKFLVGPDGVPVRRYSRRFPTIDIEPDIEALLSQGPSCA